From one Aerosakkonema funiforme FACHB-1375 genomic stretch:
- a CDS encoding 2-succinylbenzoate--CoA ligase has product MEQPPLDLVGQVSHLPSNWLIGYNTHQFTQLVEQLHLELIQISKHKNSPKIILAERNPVRFLAGFIVATAAGCPVFLCNPDWVKAEWQQVFELVQPDIIWGQLAKSNIPPKNSSIPNQKSQIQNRIMIPTGGSSGEIRFAIHTWETLTASVQGFIQYFDINTVNSFCVLPLYHVSGLMQFMRSFLTGGKLAIMPFKAIEAGEKCEVEPAEFFISLVPTQLQRLLQSTPQWLSQFQTVLLGGATAWHELLEQARHHEIRLALTYGMTETASQIVTLKPEDFIKGNNSCGQVLPHAQVKICSPNGEILGVNKAGIISIEADSLALGYYPDRSFVREKQGVLQLDDLGFFDEQGYLNIVGRNSNKIITGGENVFPSEVEAAIRSTDLVSDVCVIGIPDRHWGQAVTAVYVPKHPAVDTEKLQTAILDKLSNFKRPKYWIPVESLLRNAQGKINREQIQQIAILSHPDRSNLAASQ; this is encoded by the coding sequence ATGGAACAACCCCCATTAGATCTTGTGGGGCAGGTGTCTCACCTGCCAAGTAATTGGCTAATTGGTTACAACACCCATCAATTTACTCAACTTGTCGAACAATTACATTTAGAATTAATCCAAATATCCAAACATAAAAACTCACCAAAAATTATCTTAGCAGAACGCAATCCAGTGCGCTTTTTAGCCGGTTTCATCGTTGCAACAGCCGCCGGGTGCCCCGTATTTCTCTGCAATCCTGACTGGGTAAAAGCGGAATGGCAACAAGTTTTTGAATTAGTCCAACCAGACATAATTTGGGGACAACTGGCAAAAAGCAATATCCCGCCCAAAAACTCCTCAATCCCAAATCAAAAATCTCAAATCCAAAATCGAATTATGATTCCCACGGGCGGTTCGTCGGGTGAAATTCGCTTTGCCATCCACACTTGGGAAACATTGACAGCATCCGTGCAAGGATTTATCCAATATTTCGATATAAATACAGTCAATTCTTTTTGCGTATTACCGCTTTATCATGTCAGCGGTTTGATGCAATTTATGCGCTCATTCCTCACTGGCGGAAAACTGGCGATTATGCCATTCAAAGCAATAGAAGCTGGTGAAAAATGCGAAGTCGAACCAGCGGAATTTTTCATATCTTTAGTGCCAACTCAACTGCAACGTCTGTTACAGAGTACCCCACAATGGTTGTCTCAGTTTCAAACAGTTCTGTTAGGAGGTGCTACAGCTTGGCACGAACTTCTGGAACAAGCGAGACACCATGAAATTCGGTTAGCACTCACTTACGGGATGACAGAAACCGCCTCGCAAATTGTCACCCTCAAACCAGAAGATTTTATCAAAGGAAATAATAGTTGCGGACAGGTTTTACCTCATGCACAAGTAAAAATTTGCAGTCCAAATGGCGAGATATTAGGTGTGAATAAGGCTGGTATCATTAGCATTGAGGCTGATTCATTGGCGCTTGGTTATTATCCGGATAGGTCATTTGTTAGAGAAAAGCAGGGAGTTTTACAACTGGATGATTTGGGATTTTTTGACGAACAAGGTTACTTAAATATTGTCGGACGTAACAGCAATAAAATTATCACTGGCGGCGAAAATGTTTTTCCATCGGAAGTGGAAGCGGCGATTCGATCGACCGATCTAGTTAGCGATGTCTGCGTCATTGGCATACCCGATCGGCATTGGGGTCAAGCGGTGACGGCTGTGTACGTTCCCAAGCATCCAGCAGTTGACACCGAGAAGCTGCAAACCGCAATTTTAGATAAATTAAGTAACTTCAAACGACCCAAATATTGGATACCTGTAGAAAGTTTGCTGCGTAACGCGCAGGGTAAAATCAATCGCGAACAAATACAACAAATAGCTATTTTGTCGCATCCAGATCGTTCCAATCTTGCAGCCAGTCAATAA
- the devC gene encoding ABC transporter permease DevC codes for MIALIQELRRRTPLGWLQLSRHKSRLLVALSGIAFADVLMFMQLGFQNALYDSNTRLNRAIQADIVLMSPQARNSQSLSTLSRRRLYQASDVPGVKSAQAMYINTVSWKNPQTRKKTTVQVIGFNPEQPALNIPEINAQLDKIRLPDTFLFDRGARGDYKEVFAQLEAGREVTTEVDRRTITIGGLFKLGASFGADGTLISSDENFLRLFPKRQAGSISLGLIYIEPGADSTQVAAALKAYLPEDVKVLTIAEFIKFEENYWKTGSPIGFIFGMGVAMGFIVGVIIVYQVLSTDVNAHIKEYATFKAMGYHNSYLLGVIFEEALILAVLGFIPGMIVPLGLYNLARNATNLPIYMTLFRAIMVLSLTIIMCVISGSIATSKLQSADPADMF; via the coding sequence ATGGTTGCAACTCAGCCGTCACAAAAGCCGCCTGTTGGTGGCTTTATCGGGAATTGCCTTTGCCGATGTCCTGATGTTTATGCAGCTGGGATTTCAAAATGCGCTGTATGACAGTAACACGCGCCTCAACCGCGCCATACAGGCAGATATTGTTCTGATGAGTCCCCAAGCGCGTAACTCTCAGAGTTTATCTACCTTGTCGCGGCGGCGACTCTACCAAGCTTCCGATGTTCCGGGAGTGAAATCTGCTCAAGCCATGTATATCAACACCGTGTCTTGGAAGAATCCCCAGACGCGCAAAAAGACGACTGTACAAGTGATTGGTTTTAATCCCGAACAGCCTGCTTTAAACATACCAGAAATTAACGCCCAACTCGATAAAATTCGGTTACCGGATACTTTCCTATTTGACAGAGGTGCAAGAGGCGATTACAAAGAAGTTTTTGCCCAACTGGAAGCTGGTAGGGAAGTTACCACGGAAGTAGATAGGAGAACTATTACGATCGGTGGCTTATTCAAATTGGGGGCTTCTTTTGGTGCTGATGGCACTCTGATTTCTAGCGATGAGAATTTTTTAAGATTATTCCCGAAAAGACAAGCTGGTAGTATCAGTCTGGGTTTAATTTATATCGAACCGGGTGCAGATTCAACTCAGGTAGCGGCGGCATTAAAAGCTTACCTACCTGAAGATGTGAAAGTGCTAACCATCGCAGAATTCATCAAATTTGAAGAAAATTATTGGAAAACGGGAAGTCCGATCGGCTTTATTTTCGGTATGGGTGTAGCGATGGGTTTTATCGTCGGTGTAATTATCGTTTATCAAGTTCTTTCCACTGATGTAAATGCCCATATCAAGGAATACGCTACTTTCAAGGCAATGGGTTATCACAATTCCTACTTGCTAGGCGTGATTTTTGAAGAAGCACTCATTTTGGCAGTTCTGGGTTTTATACCGGGAATGATCGTACCTTTGGGACTTTATAATTTAGCTCGCAATGCCACAAATTTGCCAATTTATATGACGTTGTTTCGGGCAATTATGGTTTTGTCGTTAACTATTATTATGTGTGTGATTTCCGGTTCGATCGCGACAAGCAAATTACAATCTGCTGACCCAGCAGATATGTTCTAG
- a CDS encoding acyl-CoA thioesterase, with protein sequence MPFSYTRTIRFQDTDAAGVVYFANVLPMCHEAYEESLVASGINIRSFFSTNSGVAIPIIHASVDFLRPMFCGDKIIIYLFPKSLTSNKFEIEYQIFDTKQQQLAKAMTRHACIDPTSRSRKELPTDIIDWLQDWNDLDATK encoded by the coding sequence ATGCCTTTTTCTTATACTCGGACAATTCGCTTTCAAGATACCGATGCAGCAGGCGTCGTTTATTTCGCCAATGTTTTGCCAATGTGTCACGAAGCCTACGAAGAATCCCTGGTAGCATCTGGGATTAATATTAGATCGTTTTTCAGTACTAACTCAGGAGTTGCCATTCCCATCATCCATGCTAGCGTTGATTTCCTTCGCCCGATGTTCTGTGGCGACAAGATAATTATTTACTTGTTTCCGAAAAGTTTAACTAGCAATAAGTTTGAAATTGAATATCAAATTTTCGATACTAAGCAGCAGCAGCTAGCCAAGGCAATGACTAGACACGCCTGCATCGATCCTACGAGTAGAAGTAGAAAAGAATTGCCCACAGACATTATTGACTGGCTGCAAGATTGGAACGATCTGGATGCGACAAAATAG
- a CDS encoding Uma2 family endonuclease, with protein MTTATPTDIQTVLATGLPQWKPATWSDYLACRDAETLERIRLFFNRDRLLIDMGSEGINHASVSDLFIMLFGFWFSRFTQQIAASFGRCLLEKANTQAAAPDLVLYIGEGVPQWQQGELRRIDLNRWRVPDLVGEIADTTIATDLDEKKKLYADLGIPEYWVVNIRGRQVIAFRLQESGKYQQCSESVVLAGLPISLLEQTLERLNEGTNITAAVWFSQQIANLKVE; from the coding sequence ATGACTACCGCCACTCCTACAGATATCCAAACAGTCCTCGCCACAGGTTTACCCCAGTGGAAACCAGCTACTTGGTCAGACTACTTAGCTTGTCGCGATGCAGAAACCTTAGAGAGAATCAGGCTGTTTTTTAATCGGGATCGACTTTTAATTGATATGGGTTCAGAAGGAATCAATCACGCCAGTGTTAGCGACCTGTTCATCATGCTGTTTGGCTTCTGGTTCAGTCGCTTTACACAACAAATAGCAGCTTCTTTTGGACGCTGTTTGCTGGAGAAGGCGAACACACAAGCAGCAGCACCAGATTTAGTATTGTACATCGGTGAAGGAGTTCCACAATGGCAACAAGGCGAACTGCGTCGAATTGATTTAAATAGGTGGCGAGTACCGGATTTGGTGGGTGAAATAGCTGACACAACTATAGCGACTGACTTGGATGAAAAGAAAAAACTTTATGCCGATTTGGGAATTCCAGAATACTGGGTGGTTAATATTCGAGGCAGACAGGTTATCGCATTTCGGCTACAGGAAAGTGGTAAATATCAACAGTGTAGCGAGTCTGTCGTACTTGCTGGGTTGCCTATTTCTTTGCTAGAGCAAACTTTGGAACGTCTGAACGAAGGAACTAATATTACCGCTGCTGTGTGGTTTTCTCAACAGATTGCAAATTTGAAAGTTGAATGA
- a CDS encoding PAS domain S-box protein, producing MRSFLPFHRLKIPLRLILVVPFVLLVAIAVGLTNYFSLQNSRSEVEQLAHQLMIEVGDRVHLYLDHYLEQPEQIDRSNANAVRFGQLDPQNINAVERHLIWQISNFDNIQSILYANEEGDLRIVESIDGKLILKIANNPDIRKFEQYAINSNGQLSKFIKMGQSPQNGEIRQQPWYKLAKQTKREIWSSVYTSGDGTEIHIKAILPIYNVNKKFVGAFEFNLNLSKLNDFINQLQLRNTGVVFLMENDGSLIASSTDELPFIKTRDGKFKRILATQSQNPLIQAVSRNIKSQFNLNEIDRLQQWQFIENGKTYFSQVKPYKDKYGLNWSIVTVVPKSDFMAKIDINTQYTIRLTVLAAIITILLGILIANRIARPILTLSETSAAIAQGNLNVQIPEHLPVRELDRMARSFNQMAQQLREGFDRIQTNLRESEAKLSDIINSPIASIIQLRIFANGNWNIEYLSRGCESIFGYKPQEFLEDKSIWMSRILPEDLETIILPLFSEVFAEKTVSFEYRFYHKDGSLRWLGARLTSRYDRVADCWFVNQFTIDISDRKTLERELAFREAQLNVLFNSAPLGINIIDDRLQFVKVNESLAEINGVPMSEHIGKTIREILPQLAPIVEPIYQQVLTTGQPILNLEVSGEVPLQPGGIRYWLASYFPIPNPENNAVWVGTVVVDITERKLAEQALQKSEATNKALIAAIPDLLIRMSRNGNYLDFYAGSNFHIINPHQKREGVNLFDILPADRAQERLNYIQQALEIGEIQTYEQQILVEGKLQHEETRIVPIEGDEVLVIVRDITARKQAEEALRQSESALAEAQKISHLGNWSFDLINQKIVWSEETFRIYGVEPSQLEPSYQKLLEFTHPDDIKLLEHNVKYAIAEGKNYEHEIRIFRPDGSMRYTLGKGQAVFDEAGQVVKLFGTVQDITERKLAEQALQKSEATNRALIAAIPDLLVRMRRDGTYLDDFYAEEDFNILYSQQEQKKITIFDVLPADRAQKRFNYIQRAIETGEVQTYEQKLQIEDKLHYEETRIVPIQTDEVLLIVRDITARKQAEAELQKAKEAAEAANRAKSEFLANMSHEIRTPMNAILGFCDLLQNCITESQPRFYLQSIAASGKTLLALINDILDLSKIEAGKLQLHHEPLNLRVLVQEICLIFSQKAQEKQLSLLSEIDENLPTAILFDEVRLRQILFNVVGNALKFTESGSIKISARSQTRISENSVCLEIAVADTGIGIPSDQQNSIFDAFLQVEGQSTRKYGGTGLGLAIVKRLTQLLGGKVTLQSQLGHGSTFTFTFPEVSVTNSTTESTVQSDLDNNLDIFKATTILAVDDVPSNLNLLQGYFAGTKHNLLLAKDGLEAINVALTHDIDLILLDWRMPNMDGGETSKFLQKDDRTKHIPIIMVTASVLKEEQEALRSLCHGFLLKPVSLQQLISELRKFLTLDETYLKSHPEKAAIVPVSDISKMSPDALEQLPELLEKLQIEAETVLPNLCNSMIRRDLKKFAQRLKEWGTQYNCSLLLNYAETLVKQIDEFDFDRIPDTLKKFPDTIAALAKINITRG from the coding sequence ATGCGATCGTTCCTCCCGTTCCACCGACTGAAAATCCCCCTGCGGCTCATCCTCGTCGTCCCCTTCGTGCTGCTAGTGGCGATCGCAGTAGGACTGACCAACTATTTTTCACTTCAGAATAGCCGCTCAGAAGTAGAGCAACTGGCACACCAGTTGATGATTGAAGTTGGCGATCGCGTCCACCTCTACTTAGATCACTACCTAGAACAACCTGAGCAGATCGATCGCAGCAACGCTAACGCTGTGCGTTTCGGCCAACTTGACCCCCAGAACATCAATGCGGTAGAACGTCATCTGATCTGGCAAATCTCCAATTTTGATAACATTCAAAGTATTTTATACGCCAATGAAGAGGGAGATTTGAGAATCGTTGAATCCATCGACGGTAAACTGATACTTAAGATTGCAAACAACCCCGATATTAGAAAATTTGAACAGTACGCTATTAACTCAAACGGTCAGCTATCTAAATTTATAAAAATGGGACAATCTCCACAAAATGGGGAGATTCGACAGCAGCCCTGGTATAAATTAGCCAAACAAACAAAAAGAGAAATCTGGAGTTCAGTCTATACATCAGGTGATGGCACTGAAATTCATATTAAAGCAATTTTACCTATTTATAATGTCAATAAAAAATTTGTAGGAGCATTTGAGTTTAATTTGAATTTGAGCAAATTAAATGATTTTATCAACCAATTGCAACTGCGGAATACAGGTGTTGTTTTTCTCATGGAAAACGATGGCTCTTTAATCGCCAGTTCCACAGATGAATTACCTTTTATTAAAACCAGGGATGGTAAATTTAAGCGAATTTTGGCAACTCAAAGTCAGAATCCTCTAATTCAAGCTGTCAGTCGCAATATAAAATCGCAGTTTAATTTGAACGAGATCGATCGCCTTCAGCAGTGGCAATTTATCGAGAACGGGAAAACCTATTTCTCCCAAGTAAAACCATACAAAGATAAGTATGGCTTGAATTGGTCGATCGTGACGGTTGTACCGAAGTCTGACTTCATGGCCAAGATCGATATTAATACTCAATATACTATTCGGCTGACGGTATTGGCAGCGATAATAACGATCCTCCTGGGTATCCTAATTGCCAACCGGATTGCCCGTCCAATTCTCACCCTCAGCGAAACTTCAGCAGCAATTGCACAAGGCAATCTAAATGTGCAAATTCCCGAACATTTGCCCGTGCGGGAACTCGATCGCATGGCGCGTTCTTTTAACCAGATGGCGCAGCAATTGCGGGAAGGTTTCGATCGCATCCAGACAAATTTGCGCGAATCAGAAGCAAAATTAAGCGATATTATTAACAGCCCGATCGCATCAATTATCCAGCTGCGAATCTTCGCCAATGGAAATTGGAATATTGAGTATCTTTCCCGTGGCTGCGAATCTATTTTTGGGTATAAACCCCAAGAATTTTTAGAAGATAAATCCATCTGGATGTCAAGAATACTGCCAGAGGATCTCGAAACTATAATTCTTCCTTTATTTAGTGAGGTTTTTGCCGAAAAAACTGTCAGTTTCGAGTATCGATTCTACCACAAAGACGGGAGTCTGCGGTGGTTAGGAGCCAGATTGACCTCTAGATACGATCGAGTAGCCGATTGCTGGTTCGTCAATCAGTTCACCATTGATATTAGCGATCGCAAAACCTTGGAAAGAGAACTTGCCTTCCGAGAAGCCCAACTGAATGTATTATTTAATTCTGCACCGCTCGGCATAAATATTATTGATGACCGATTGCAGTTTGTCAAAGTGAACGAATCTCTGGCAGAAATTAATGGCGTACCTATGTCAGAGCATATCGGTAAAACAATTCGCGAAATTTTACCTCAACTAGCTCCTATTGTCGAACCGATTTACCAACAAGTTCTTACCACAGGTCAGCCGATTTTGAATTTAGAAGTGAGTGGAGAAGTTCCCCTGCAACCAGGTGGGATTCGCTACTGGCTGGCTTCTTATTTCCCCATTCCCAATCCAGAGAACAATGCTGTTTGGGTGGGGACAGTCGTGGTAGACATTACAGAGCGAAAACTAGCCGAACAAGCTTTGCAAAAGAGCGAAGCTACTAACAAAGCTTTGATCGCAGCTATTCCCGATTTGCTCATTCGCATGAGCAGAAACGGCAATTATTTAGATTTTTATGCGGGTAGCAATTTCCACATCATTAACCCTCACCAGAAACGAGAAGGAGTCAATCTTTTTGATATCCTACCTGCCGATCGAGCCCAAGAACGCCTTAATTATATCCAGCAAGCCCTAGAAATCGGTGAAATTCAGACCTACGAACAGCAAATCCTCGTAGAAGGTAAACTTCAGCATGAAGAAACCCGCATTGTACCAATTGAAGGGGATGAAGTTTTGGTAATAGTACGCGACATCACCGCTCGCAAACAAGCAGAAGAAGCATTGCGCCAAAGCGAAAGCGCCCTAGCTGAAGCTCAGAAAATTTCTCATTTAGGCAATTGGTCTTTCGATCTCATCAACCAAAAGATCGTCTGGTCAGAGGAAACTTTCCGCATCTACGGAGTTGAGCCCAGCCAACTCGAACCTAGTTACCAAAAACTTTTAGAATTCACTCATCCAGATGATATAAAACTCCTAGAGCATAATGTCAAATATGCGATCGCTGAAGGCAAAAACTACGAACATGAAATTCGCATTTTTCGACCGGATGGCTCAATGCGTTACACTTTGGGCAAGGGACAAGCTGTTTTTGATGAAGCGGGACAGGTAGTCAAACTGTTTGGCACCGTACAGGATATTACAGAGCGAAAATTAGCCGAACAAGCCCTACAAAAGAGCGAAGCTACTAACAGAGCTTTGATCGCAGCTATTCCCGACTTACTCGTTCGTATGCGCCGAGACGGCACTTATCTAGATGATTTCTATGCCGAAGAAGACTTCAATATCCTCTACTCTCAGCAGGAACAAAAGAAAATCACTATTTTTGATGTCCTACCTGCCGATCGAGCCCAAAAACGCTTTAATTATATCCAGCGAGCTATAGAAACGGGAGAAGTTCAAACCTACGAACAGAAACTCCAGATCGAGGATAAATTACATTACGAAGAGACACGCATCGTACCAATTCAGACGGATGAAGTTTTGCTGATAGTGCGTGACATCACCGCTCGCAAACAAGCAGAAGCCGAACTGCAAAAAGCTAAAGAAGCCGCCGAAGCCGCCAACCGTGCCAAAAGCGAATTTCTCGCAAATATGAGCCATGAAATTCGCACTCCTATGAATGCCATTTTGGGTTTTTGCGACTTACTGCAAAACTGCATCACTGAATCCCAGCCGCGTTTTTACCTGCAATCTATTGCTGCTAGCGGTAAAACACTCTTAGCCTTAATCAACGATATCCTCGACTTATCTAAAATTGAAGCCGGAAAGCTACAACTGCACCACGAGCCACTAAATTTACGGGTATTAGTTCAGGAGATTTGCCTAATTTTTTCCCAAAAAGCTCAAGAAAAACAACTTTCTTTGCTGAGTGAAATAGATGAAAATTTACCCACAGCTATTCTGTTCGACGAAGTACGTCTGCGCCAAATTCTTTTCAATGTAGTTGGCAACGCTCTCAAATTTACCGAATCCGGTAGTATCAAAATATCCGCTCGCTCTCAGACGAGAATTTCAGAAAATAGTGTGTGTCTGGAAATTGCCGTAGCAGATACCGGAATTGGTATTCCTAGCGATCAGCAAAACAGTATTTTTGATGCTTTTTTGCAAGTGGAAGGGCAAAGCACTCGCAAATATGGTGGGACTGGCTTAGGATTAGCAATTGTCAAAAGACTAACTCAACTTTTAGGTGGCAAAGTAACGCTACAAAGTCAACTGGGTCATGGTAGTACTTTTACCTTCACTTTCCCAGAAGTTTCTGTGACAAACTCTACCACAGAAAGCACAGTTCAATCAGATTTGGATAATAACTTAGATATTTTTAAAGCTACCACAATTCTCGCTGTTGATGACGTACCATCTAACCTCAATCTGCTCCAAGGTTATTTCGCGGGCACAAAACACAACCTGCTGTTGGCTAAAGATGGATTGGAGGCAATTAATGTTGCCTTAACTCACGATATTGACTTGATTTTATTAGATTGGCGAATGCCCAACATGGATGGGGGCGAAACCAGTAAATTTTTGCAAAAAGACGATCGCACTAAACACATTCCTATTATCATGGTTACGGCTTCTGTTTTAAAAGAAGAGCAAGAAGCATTGCGATCGCTCTGTCATGGCTTTCTGCTCAAACCTGTCAGTCTCCAGCAGTTAATCTCGGAGTTAAGAAAATTCCTAACTTTAGATGAAACTTATTTAAAATCCCACCCAGAAAAAGCTGCAATTGTTCCGGTTAGCGATATATCAAAAATGTCTCCAGACGCTCTGGAACAATTACCAGAACTCTTAGAAAAGCTGCAAATAGAAGCAGAAACTGTTTTGCCAAATCTCTGCAATTCTATGATTCGGCGCGACTTGAAAAAATTTGCCCAACGCCTGAAAGAATGGGGAACACAATACAATTGTTCTCTGCTACTCAATTATGCGGAAACTTTAGTTAAGCAAATAGATGAATTTGATTTCGATCGCATCCCAGATACACTCAAAAAATTTCCGGATACAATCGCAGCTTTAGCCAAAATTAATATAACTAGGGGTTAG
- a CDS encoding ATP-binding protein, translating to MSSLDTADLSSIQFLQRQAASLLLYRSVLSDPPGIAFLELLDALKRWDAEGLIYLQAYGKWFQAIAATNKSWQDYLIWQILRNDNPFTQQAQRQDFASLPSALVAAVQQDLQALQSLYECSGAELSCWVQEASKLPLAPVVWYREQDEISYLSDAEKKAIASLQELDNWTDAVEDLAAYYRECGTGILAEYQALRWQSGQLLGIAYPDTIKIKELAGYESQRDALMKNTEFLLLGYPALHVLLYGSRGSGKSSLVKGLLNEYANRNLRLIEVSKSDLKDLSKIVELLRNVPQKFIIFVDDLSFEEDDDAFKALKVVLEGNITARPQNVVVYATSNRRHLIREFFKDRPAPSDEEVHAWDTVQEKLSFSDRFGLTLTFEPADQKTYLTIVRHLAEQAGITLPLEELEYRALQWATRHNGRSGRTARQFVDYLKGELATLDG from the coding sequence ATGTCTTCTCTTGATACAGCAGATCTTTCCTCTATCCAATTCCTTCAACGCCAAGCGGCGTCGTTGTTGCTATACCGATCGGTTTTAAGCGACCCACCGGGTATAGCTTTCTTGGAACTGCTCGATGCTTTGAAACGCTGGGATGCGGAAGGGCTGATTTACTTGCAAGCTTATGGCAAGTGGTTCCAAGCTATAGCCGCCACAAATAAAAGTTGGCAGGATTACTTAATTTGGCAAATTCTCAGAAACGATAACCCGTTTACCCAGCAAGCGCAACGGCAAGATTTCGCAAGTTTACCATCGGCTTTAGTAGCAGCAGTTCAGCAAGATTTACAAGCGTTACAAAGTCTTTACGAATGCAGCGGTGCGGAACTTAGTTGCTGGGTACAAGAAGCATCGAAACTGCCGCTGGCACCTGTGGTTTGGTATCGAGAACAAGATGAAATCAGCTATCTATCCGATGCAGAAAAAAAAGCGATCGCCTCTCTGCAAGAACTGGATAATTGGACAGATGCTGTCGAAGATTTGGCCGCTTATTACCGGGAGTGCGGTACGGGGATTTTGGCTGAATATCAAGCATTGCGCTGGCAGTCCGGTCAGTTGTTGGGCATTGCATACCCCGATACCATCAAAATCAAGGAACTGGCGGGATATGAGTCCCAGCGAGATGCTTTGATGAAAAATACCGAGTTTTTATTGTTAGGTTATCCAGCGCTTCATGTCTTGCTTTACGGCAGTCGCGGTTCGGGAAAATCTTCTTTGGTGAAGGGATTATTGAATGAGTATGCCAATCGCAATCTCCGCCTCATCGAAGTGTCAAAATCTGACTTGAAAGATTTATCAAAAATTGTCGAACTGTTGCGGAACGTACCGCAGAAGTTTATCATTTTTGTAGATGACCTCTCCTTTGAAGAAGATGACGATGCTTTCAAGGCTCTTAAAGTTGTCCTGGAAGGGAATATAACTGCTCGACCTCAAAATGTGGTAGTTTATGCTACTTCCAATCGGCGTCATTTGATTCGCGAATTTTTTAAAGATCGACCTGCTCCCAGCGATGAGGAAGTTCATGCTTGGGATACAGTACAGGAGAAGCTTTCGTTTAGCGATCGCTTCGGTCTTACTCTCACTTTTGAACCTGCGGATCAAAAAACTTATTTAACAATTGTGCGCCATTTAGCAGAGCAAGCTGGAATTACTCTTCCTCTAGAAGAATTAGAGTACCGCGCTCTCCAGTGGGCAACTCGTCACAACGGACGATCCGGTAGAACGGCTCGACAATTTGTTGACTATCTGAAGGGAGAATTGGCAACTTTGGATGGATAA
- a CDS encoding DevA family ABC transporter ATP-binding protein: MQSNSSSSAVISVVNLNHYFGKGQLRKQALFNINLQINIGEIIIMTGPSGSGKTTLLTLVGGLRSAQEGSLKVLGKELCGAKEKQLTEARRHNGYIFQAHNLHGSLTALQNVRMGLEVHRGIPPAEMNDRAKEMLEAVGLGNRINYYPDDLSGGQKQRVAIARALVGKPKIVLADEPTAALDKKSGRDVVELMQKLAKEQGCTILLVTHDNRILDIADRIVYMEDGRLISDGSSLDALAIAR; the protein is encoded by the coding sequence ATGCAAAGTAATTCGAGTTCGTCCGCCGTTATTTCTGTCGTCAACCTCAATCATTACTTCGGTAAAGGTCAACTCCGAAAGCAAGCATTATTTAATATTAACTTGCAGATAAATATAGGTGAAATTATCATCATGACTGGGCCATCCGGTTCCGGTAAAACTACCCTCCTAACTTTAGTCGGTGGGTTGCGTTCTGCACAAGAGGGAAGTTTGAAGGTGTTAGGAAAAGAACTTTGCGGTGCTAAAGAAAAACAATTAACAGAAGCGCGACGCCATAACGGTTATATCTTCCAAGCTCACAATTTGCACGGCAGTTTAACGGCGCTACAAAATGTGCGAATGGGATTGGAAGTACATCGAGGAATTCCACCAGCAGAAATGAACGATCGCGCTAAAGAAATGTTGGAAGCAGTCGGATTGGGAAATCGCATCAATTACTATCCTGATGACTTATCGGGAGGACAAAAACAACGGGTAGCAATTGCTCGCGCTTTGGTAGGTAAACCGAAAATTGTGCTAGCAGATGAACCTACTGCCGCTCTCGATAAAAAATCGGGACGAGATGTGGTAGAATTGATGCAGAAATTAGCGAAAGAGCAAGGTTGTACAATTTTATTAGTTACTCACGATAACCGCATTTTGGATATTGCCGATCGCATTGTCTATATGGAAGATGGGCGTCTCATCAGCGATGGCAGTAGTTTAGATGCTTTAGCAATAGCTAGGTAG
- a CDS encoding tellurite resistance TerB family protein, protein MGLFDKIAGGRKQTQTTLGPAEAFAAIALIAVAADGYVTDSEAQAISTILSRMQLFRSYPGDVMRKMIDRLLGILQREGPETLFNAAMSTLPDELKDTAFAVATDIVLADGEVTEEEEKLLNDLYRALEITEETAVKIIDVMLIKNKG, encoded by the coding sequence ATGGGCTTGTTCGATAAAATAGCAGGCGGTCGCAAGCAAACCCAAACAACGCTAGGGCCAGCGGAAGCATTTGCGGCGATCGCATTGATTGCAGTAGCGGCAGACGGTTACGTTACCGATTCGGAAGCGCAAGCCATTAGCACTATTTTATCTCGGATGCAACTGTTCAGGAGCTATCCGGGTGACGTAATGAGAAAAATGATTGATCGACTCCTGGGTATTTTGCAAAGGGAAGGCCCAGAAACCCTGTTTAATGCCGCAATGTCTACGCTTCCGGATGAACTGAAAGACACAGCTTTTGCTGTAGCAACTGATATCGTTTTGGCAGATGGCGAAGTCACCGAAGAAGAAGAAAAACTTTTGAACGATCTCTACCGCGCTTTAGAAATAACTGAAGAGACTGCTGTCAAAATTATAGATGTCATGCTGATAAAAAACAAAGGTTAG